The Bacillus sp. FJAT-27916 genomic interval GTATTCATATCCTTCGGAGAGGAATAGATCACCGATTCCAGCAAGGTCAGGGATTTTCTTGCATCCCCATTTGACTGGGCGGCAATCATTTCAATTTGCTCCTCCGAAATTTTGATGTCCAGCTTGCCAAGACCATTTTTCTCATCCTGCAAAGCCCGCTGCAATAATTCAATCACTTCATTTGTCGAGAGACGGGTGAGCTGCTTGATTTGCCCGCATCGGCTCCTGATTGCGGGATTGACATCGTGAAATGGGTTTTCGGTCGTAGCACCAATGAGGATAATGTCTCCCCGCTCAACATGAGGGAGCAGGTAGTCTTGCTGTGCTTTATTGAAACGGTGAATCTCATCAAGGAATAAGATTACCTTACCGGTTAAATGTGTTTCTTCCACAACAGCCTCTATATCCTTCTTGCCGGCGGTTGTCGCATTCAAGGCGATGAAGGGAATTTTCGTCTCGCCTGCAATCGCAAAAGCAATCGATGTTTTTCCAATACCGGGGTCCCCATATAGAAGCATGGATGGTACATGTCCGTTTTTGATCATGCGGTAGAGGCTCGTTTGTTTGCCGATGACTTCTTTTTGTCCGATAATTTCATCTAGGTTTTTCGGCCGCATGCGGTAGGCTAGTGGTTCTCCGTTCAAATCGATAACCCCCATTAATCATAAGTAGCTTTTCTTATTATAGCTGTAAAAAGACTGATTTCCCATAGATTAAGTTCGAGCTGGGAAAGGGGGTTATTGGCATACGCCCAGGGGATTGCCGTCCGGGTCATAAAAGGTGAAAAAGCGGGTTTCTCCATCACCTCCCAATGCACCTGTACGGACATTCAATGCCTTCAATGAGCGATATATATCTTCAATCGGGCCTGAGGGGATAAAGTTATAATACTTGCCGACCCCAAAGGAATTATCCGGAAAGCTCATTGCCAGGTGTTCGTGGGCTTTGACAAGACAGACGACTGTCTGGGCTTGTTCGTCTATCTTCATTACGGCAGCGTCCTCTTCGTGGTAGATTCGCTTAAATCCGAGTATCTCCTCATACCAAATCATTGATTCAACTGGGTCCTTAACCGGAATGAAGATACCCTCCAGTCCTTTGAAAAGGGATTTAGCCATTACAATCACTCCTTTAATAACCGTTATGTTAAAGAAATTCTGGAAAGAGGGAGGTATTTCCTTTATGAAATTTTTATTTTGCATCGATAAATGCCTGAAATATATAAAAAGTCTACAAAAGCTGATTATCTGTCATAATAGAAAGGAAAAAACTTTTTTAAAAACCCATCGTGAAGCATTGATATGAGGCAATGATTTAATGTATGGTATACTTTTGGGAGAATCTATTAGGCTAGAGGTGCTAGGACCATGAAAATTTCCACTAAAGGAAGATACGGACTGACCATAATGATTGATTTAGCGAAAAGGCATGGAGAAGGCCCGACTTCCCTGAAATCAATCGCCCAAGCCAATGAGCTTTCTGAACACTATTTAGAGCAGCTCGTCACACCGCTTCGAAATGCGGGACTCGTGAAAAGTGTGAGAGGAGCTTATGGGGGCTATAAATTAACAAAGGATCCGCACGAGATTACAGCTGGAGATGTCATCAGGGTACTCGAAGGACCTATCACGCCTGTTGAGGGTATAGAGGAAGAAGAGCCGGTTAAACGGCAGCTATGGATAAAAATCCGTGATGCCGTAAAAGATGTGCTCGATAATACGACCTTGGCAGATTTA includes:
- a CDS encoding replication-associated recombination protein A — translated: MNGEPLAYRMRPKNLDEIIGQKEVIGKQTSLYRMIKNGHVPSMLLYGDPGIGKTSIAFAIAGETKIPFIALNATTAGKKDIEAVVEETHLTGKVILFLDEIHRFNKAQQDYLLPHVERGDIILIGATTENPFHDVNPAIRSRCGQIKQLTRLSTNEVIELLQRALQDEKNGLGKLDIKISEEQIEMIAAQSNGDARKSLTLLESVIYSSPKDMNTYVVDDETIHDLGGNIGVYGDKKGSNFYNLLSSLQKSIRGSDVHAALYYLAHLLETGDLVAVNRRLLVIAYEDIGLANSAVGNNVLAAVTASERLGLPEARIPLAVAVVEMCLSSKSNSAYKALDAAIADIRAGHVGEIPKHLRDAHYAGAKELGHVGYKYPHDYPIGTFGGWVNQEYLPHNLKDKKYYEPIESGEEKRLAAIYERLEEFKKKK
- the cymR gene encoding cysteine metabolism transcriptional regulator CymR codes for the protein MKISTKGRYGLTIMIDLAKRHGEGPTSLKSIAQANELSEHYLEQLVTPLRNAGLVKSVRGAYGGYKLTKDPHEITAGDVIRVLEGPITPVEGIEEEEPVKRQLWIKIRDAVKDVLDNTTLADLASYDPDGGETESYMFYI
- a CDS encoding VOC family protein codes for the protein MAKSLFKGLEGIFIPVKDPVESMIWYEEILGFKRIYHEEDAAVMKIDEQAQTVVCLVKAHEHLAMSFPDNSFGVGKYYNFIPSGPIEDIYRSLKALNVRTGALGGDGETRFFTFYDPDGNPLGVCQ